The region AATAAATCGCTTATTATCAATGGAGACATACCCCCGACGCTGAATCGTATCAAGTGTGGGGGCATAGGTAGACGGACGACCGATTCCCTGTTCTTCCATTGTCTTTACCAGTCTTGCTTCTGTATATCGTGGAGGTGGCTGGGTAAAGTGTTGATCAGGGATGATGTCGTCAGCCTTCACTTCCATTCCTTCCTGCAAGTCGGGTAAATATTTATTTTCCTGTTTGCTATTGTCATCTGTTCCTTCTATATATACACTTCTAAAACCTTTAAATTTAATCTTGGAACCGGTAGCACGAAATTCCACACCGTTGTTTATTAGTTGAACAGTCATCGTATCCATTACTGCAGGTGCCATTTGACTTGCCAGGAATCGTTCCCAGATTAATTTATACAACCGGTATTGATCACGGGATAATATCGATTTTAGTGTTTTGGGATCACGGTTTACTGACGTAGGACGGATTGCTTCATGGGCATCCTGTGATCCCTCTTTTTGTTTTACCTTTTTCTGCACCCCCAAATAATTTTTTCCGTGTTTTTCCTCAATGTATTCTTTCGCTTCAGCTTTGGCGGTATCCGAGGTACGTGTGGAATCCGTACGCATGTATGTGATTAAACCGGTAATTCCACCAGCTTTTTTTCCCAGGTCAATTCCTTCATATAGCTGCTGAGCTACCATCATGGTCTTTTTGGCACGGAAATTTAATTTTCTTGCTGCTTCCTGTTGCAAAGATGATGTTGTAAACGGCAATGCGGGATTTCGTTTCCGTTCCCGCTTTTTGACCTGGTCAACAAGAAAGGTTTTATCTTCTGTTATTTTCTTTAAAATTTCATTAACATCACTTTCCGTTTTTAGCTCCTGTTTCTCATTATCGATCCCATAAAATGAGCCTTCGAATGTTTCTCCATCCTTTAAGAAATTTGCTTCGATTGACCAATATTCTTCCGGCTTGAAGTTTTCAATCTCCTTCTCCCGGTCGATAATCATTTTAACAGCTACCGATTGCACACGTCCGGCGCTTAAACCTTTTTTTACTTTCTTCCATAATAATGGACTGATATTATAACCAACCAGCCGATCCAAAATCCGTCTTGCCTGCTGGGCATCTACCAGGTCGGTATCAATGGATCGTGGGTGCTTAAATGATTCTTTTATTGCATCCTTCGTAATTTCGTTAAAGACTACCCGGCAATCTGAGTGTTCATCAATGTTCAAACTGTGAGCCAAATGCCAGGCAATTGCTTCCCCTTCTCGATCAGGGTCGGCCGCAAGATAGACTTTTTTTGCCTTTTTAGCAGCCGATTTCAAATTTTTTAATACATCGCCTTTTCCGCGAATTGTAATATATTTTGGTTTAAAGTTGTTTTCGGTATCCACTCCCATTTGACTTTTCGGCAGGTCCCGAACATGTCCCATGGATGCCTCTACTTTATATTTTTTTCCCAAGTATCGTTCAATCGTCTTTGCCTTGGCAGGTGATTCAACGATTACTAGATAATCTGACATATCTGCTTTCTCCTCCCAAACTGAGGTAACCCAATTAAAGTATACAATCCTCTATCAATTGGAAATCTCCACTAATAGTAAATATATCCTCCACATTTGTCAAACATGATGAAATCGCCTTTTCCATTTTCATCACGGGTTACCCATATCTTTATGCTCGGTTTCCATAAAAATATGCTTCATTGATTCCCAATCTTCCATTACATCAGATGCATTGGTAACCAGTTTTGCCCCATCTTGAATCATCTGATGACAACCCGCGGTTTGTGGTAATAGCGGGGAATCCGGTACCGCATACACTTCCCTTCCCTGATCAAGCGCCTGATCAACGGTAATCAGTGTCCCACTCCGTTCACGCGCTTCAATAACTAATGTTCCATAACTCAGCCCGCTAATGATCCGATTCCTTTCCGGAAAATGATATCGTTCCGGTCGTGTATCAGGTGGGTATTCAGACAATAGCAATCCATGTTGCACCAACTTATGAAATAATGCTATGTTTTGTTTCGGATAAATGTGATGAAAACCGTTCCCCAAAACAGCAATTGTTTTTCCGGTATGTTTTAGTGCGATTTGGTGTGCATACGCATCAATTCCTTGTGCCATACCACTGACAATCAGGAAATCTCTTTCCATCAACGGTTGGAGAATAAAGGCTGTTTTTCGGTAGGCATTTGTCGATGGATTTCTTGTACCAATAACACTTAGGGAGGGTTTATGCTTTAACAGCGACAGGTCACCCAAAGCATAAAGAACCAGCGGCGGGTCTTTTATAGTTTTTAGCATATCCGGATAGGTTTCGTCAACTATTGTCAATATCGAAAACTGATTAATATCCTGTTTTAGTGATTGATGGATTTGCTGATTATGAAGGTCAAAATAAAGTAATTGGGCTTTTTTATCGGGGAGTGCGTATCGTTGACCAAGTTCTGCAGAAGAAAGTTTGTAGAGATCAGATAGGGGGCAGTCGAGCTTGAGCATACGGTTGATCGTATTCCTGGTTACTCCACGGCAGCGGTGAAGATGAATGAGTTTTTTTCGTAATATTTTCAATACATCACTTCCTTCATATCATTGGGTTTTTAAAATCTTTGATAGAACGGGTCTGACCCATTCTCTGAGACAGACCCTAATGATTAATGCGTTTTACATTTTTCGTCCAAGTTACGTTCTTTTAATGCTTCAATCATTTTTTCACCCATAACAGCTGGTGTTTCCGCAACTTTAATGCCACATTCACGCATAACACGCATTTTCTCTTCAGCAGTACCTTTACCACCGGAAATAATCGCGCCGGCGTGACCCATCCGTTTTCCTGGAGGTGCAGTTGCGCCGCCAATGAAGCCAACAACAGGTTTTTTCATATTTGCTTTTATCCATGCTGCAGCTTCTTCCTCAGCAGTACCACCGATTTCACCAATCATCACAACTGCTTCGGTATCGGGATCATCGTTAAATGCTGATAATACATCGATAAAGTTTGTGCCATTAACAGGGTCGCCGCCAATCCCTACTGCAGTAGATTGGCCATAACCTTTTTCCGATAATTGATGTACCGCTTCATAGGTCAGGGTACCAGAACGGGAAACAACCCCGATGTGACCTTTTTTATGAATGTATCCAGGCATAATGCCGATTTTACATTGTTCCGGTGTAATGACACCAGGACAGTTCGGCCCTATCAGACGTGTTTTCTTGCCTTCCATGTATCGTTTTACTTTCACCATATCTAAAACAGGAATATGTTCAGTAATACAAATAGCCAGATCTAATTCTGCGTCTACTGCCTCTATAATGGCATCAGCTGCAAATGGTGCAGGCACATAAATAACAGATGCCGTAGCCCCTGTCTGGTCAACAGCTTCTTTTACTGTGTTAAAGACAGGCACACCTTCTACCTCTGTACCACCTTTTTTCGGTGTCACACCACCGACGATTTTTGTACCATATTCAAGCATTTGTTTTGTGTGGAATTTAGCCGTACCACCGGTAATTCCCTGGACAATTACTTTTGTATCCTGATTAATGTATATACTCATTTTCGTCCGTCCTTTCCGCGTAATGATGCACTTTGAAAATAATGGTTAAAGGTCAAACAGGTTAACATAACTAAACAGTCGCCTATCTGATCTTTATTTGACCAATGAAACGATTTTTTCTGCCCCATCGGCCATGGAATCTGCAGAGGTAATGTTTAATCCTGAGTCATCCAGAATTTTCTTGCCCAAATCAACATTGGTACCTTCCAAACGTACAACCAATGGTAATTTCAGGCCAACTTGTTTGGTAGCTTCGACAACACCCTCAGCAATAACATCACATTTCATGATTCCGCCAAAAATATTGACAAAAATCCCTTTTACATGGGAATCGGACAAAATGATCTTGAATGCTTCGGTAACTTTTTCCGCAGTAGCACCGCCCCCAACATCAAGGAAGTTTGCCGGATCACCGCCATAATATTTGATAATATCCATGGTTGACATAGCAAGTCCTGCTCCATTAACCATACAGCCGATATTACCATCCAAAGCAATATAGTTTAAATCATACTTGGATGCTTCAATTTCCTTCTCGTCTTCTTCATCCAAATCCCGTAAATCTTGTATATCTTTTTGACGGAAAATGGCATTATCGTCAAAATTCAATTTGGCATCAAGGGCCATTACTTGTCCATCACCAGTTGTTACAAGTGGGTTAATCTCGGCAACAGAACAATCTTTTTCAATAAATGCTTGATAAAGTCCGGTCATGAATTTAACTGCCTTTGACAGCAGTTCATCCGGTATATTGATGTTAAACGCTAATCTGCGTGCTTGATAAGGGCTGAGTCCTACAACAGGATCAATGACCTCTTTAAATATTTTTTCCGGCGTTTCGGCAGCAACTTCTTCAATTTCCATGCCGCCCTCCTCTGATGCCATCATAACAACACGAGATGTTGCACGGTCAAGAACAACACCAACATAGTATTCTTTTTTAATATCGCATCCTTCCTCGATAAGCAAGCGTTTGACTTCCTTGCCTTCCGGACCAGTTTGATGCGTAACAAGTGTTTTTCCTAATATTTCATCAGCATATGTACGCACTTCATCCAAATTTTTGGCAACTTTAACTCCACCGGCTTTACCTCTGCCCCCGGCATGGATTTGTGCTTTGACCACAGTAACAGACGTTCCCAGTTTTTTGGCAGCTTCAACTGCTTCATCGACAGTATATGCAACATGGCCATTTGGCACGTTTACGCCAAAGTTTCGCAAAATTTCTTTGCCTTGATACTCATGAATGTTCATCCTTTATCCTCCAATCAAATTTCGCTGCAAATCTATTGTATTAAAAACCAACAAATTTCACAAGAATAAGGATCCTCATTGATATTTAGATCTGTCAAAAGTTCCGCAAGAGATGGATCTTTCTGTACCGGGAAATCATTTTCCTTTGCCTTTTTAATCATTTTTTCAGCAATAAGCCCTTTACCACTTGCTGTAATTCGGGGCATAATCAGATTTGTTGTCATAATGTAATGTCGCAGCCTTTTTCCGCTTTGTCATATTCGCAAATCCACTCCTTGTTTCATAGGCTCTACATCATCAACCGCATGAGCTGAACATTATGAAACCGGCTGACTCTTGCACTGAATCTATTTGCAATCCATTGATAAAATGTAATATTTTTTGGGCGTGTTCTCTGTTCTATATCAAAAGGAATCTTTTTGTTTAGAAGTGATCCAAGAAAAGCCTTGTTTGGTTTGATCGCCTTTAACCCGAATTGTTGCAGCAAATCGATGGTGTCGTTTTGCTCTTGACCATTAACTTTGTTTTTAAGCACTTTGAGCCGTATGAGATCATCTTTCTTTCCAATCTGAAAATAATAGGTTTTTCCGGCTGTTAACGGAGCCTCCAATTGGGCAAACATTGATTGTGATTGCAGCTGGATTTACGCCTTATTGTTCGTATATAACTGAAGAACTTTTCCTTGAATAATTTGCCCTGTTTTAATACAGAAATCGTTTCAGTTCTATGAACACTTGGTGTGCCTTGCATGTGGGAAAGGTCCATGATACCACCTCATTCCAACAAGCATCATGTAGCTATGTTTCTTACTGGAGCATACGATTTGCGATGGTACGGGGAAATTCCATGCTGTTGGAGCATCTCCATATGATGTTTCGTTCCATATCCCATATTTGACGCAAAATCATAGCAGGGAAATTCCGTATGTATCTGTTTCATTAATTGATCGCGCGTAACTTTGGCTAAAATACTGGCAGCGGCAATCGAGATACTTTTTTGGTCTCCTTTTACAATTGCTTCTGCGGAACACTTTAACCCTCCAAGCTGTACCGCATCAACCAAAACATGGTCTGGAGCAGGATTCAATTGATCAATAGCTTCATACATCGCCTGTTTGGTTGCCTGGAAAATATTAATCTCATCAATGATTTGATTGTTGATCATCGCAATACCATAACTGACTGCCTGCTCCTTGATTTGTGCAAAAAAACGTTCTCGTGTTGCCTCATTCAGTTGCTTGGAATCGTTTAATCCCAGTAAGGAAAAGTCATGGGGCAGGATAACTGCAGCCGCTACGACCGGACCCGCCAATGGACCTCTGCCCGCTTCATCAATTCCAGCAATATATTGACAGCCGTTTTGATAATTGAATTGCTCATAACGGCACATATCCACGAATCTTTTTTTCAGTTCCTGCTTTTTTTGTTTATTACGGTCATGGCGTGCAATTAATTGTTGTACCCCTTTACGCGTATCCAACCGTAGTTCCGCAAGTAATGTTTCCGTTACTGCATTTCTAGCAAATAACTGCTTTAATTCATCAATAGATTGCTTACTCATCTTTACACCTCTACTTTATTTATCGGCAAATTCCTAAATTTATTAAGTTAAATTAAGTTACCGGCATAAGAAAAACTGGCATGCATCCGAAAATGTATGCCAGTTACGCTTCAATGGATTCTAAGGTTATCCTGCCTAACCTGCCAGTTCTGAGATCACGGAGAACAATGTCGGCAACTTTATCGAAATTAACCTTGCCGCCACTTTCCAGGCAACCACGTTGTTTGCCAATCACTTCAAATATCTCCCACATATCCTCCATATCATGGTCAATCGCAAATCGATCCTTCAGCATTTCCGGGTAATATTTTTGCATATAAGAAATCACGAATGCGGCAATATCCTGTAATGACAACAGTTGATCCTTAATGGTCCCCAACGCTGCCAATCGGTATCCAATCTGCTCATCCTCAAATTTGGGCCACAAAATCCCTGGGGTATCGAGCAATTCAAAATCCTTACCTACCTTGATCCATAATTGCTGTTTTGTAACACCAGGTCGATCTCCTGTCTTGGCAATTTTTTTATTAGCGAGTCGATTGATCAATGTCGATTTACCTACATTTGGAACTCCCACAATTATCGCCCTTGCTGCTCTGGGTTGAACAC is a window of Lentibacillus daqui DNA encoding:
- the topA gene encoding type I DNA topoisomerase, producing the protein MSDYLVIVESPAKAKTIERYLGKKYKVEASMGHVRDLPKSQMGVDTENNFKPKYITIRGKGDVLKNLKSAAKKAKKVYLAADPDREGEAIAWHLAHSLNIDEHSDCRVVFNEITKDAIKESFKHPRSIDTDLVDAQQARRILDRLVGYNISPLLWKKVKKGLSAGRVQSVAVKMIIDREKEIENFKPEEYWSIEANFLKDGETFEGSFYGIDNEKQELKTESDVNEILKKITEDKTFLVDQVKKRERKRNPALPFTTSSLQQEAARKLNFRAKKTMMVAQQLYEGIDLGKKAGGITGLITYMRTDSTRTSDTAKAEAKEYIEEKHGKNYLGVQKKVKQKEGSQDAHEAIRPTSVNRDPKTLKSILSRDQYRLYKLIWERFLASQMAPAVMDTMTVQLINNGVEFRATGSKIKFKGFRSVYIEGTDDNSKQENKYLPDLQEGMEVKADDIIPDQHFTQPPPRYTEARLVKTMEEQGIGRPSTYAPTLDTIQRRGYVSIDNKRFIPTELGQIVIELLQEFFPQVIDLDFTAKMEEDLDSIEEGKADWIAVLDEFYQPFSKRLETAEQEMEKIEIKDEPAGITCEKCGHEMVYKMGRYGKFLACSNFPECRNTKPILKKIGVTCPKCKKGDVVERKSKKNRKFYGCDRFPECDFVSWDKPISRPCPKCSSLLVEKKKKKETQIQCTNCDYKEETQG
- the dprA gene encoding DNA-processing protein DprA, whose translation is MKILRKKLIHLHRCRGVTRNTINRMLKLDCPLSDLYKLSSAELGQRYALPDKKAQLLYFDLHNQQIHQSLKQDINQFSILTIVDETYPDMLKTIKDPPLVLYALGDLSLLKHKPSLSVIGTRNPSTNAYRKTAFILQPLMERDFLIVSGMAQGIDAYAHQIALKHTGKTIAVLGNGFHHIYPKQNIALFHKLVQHGLLLSEYPPDTRPERYHFPERNRIISGLSYGTLVIEARERSGTLITVDQALDQGREVYAVPDSPLLPQTAGCHQMIQDGAKLVTNASDVMEDWESMKHIFMETEHKDMGNP
- the sucD gene encoding succinate--CoA ligase subunit alpha, translated to MSIYINQDTKVIVQGITGGTAKFHTKQMLEYGTKIVGGVTPKKGGTEVEGVPVFNTVKEAVDQTGATASVIYVPAPFAADAIIEAVDAELDLAICITEHIPVLDMVKVKRYMEGKKTRLIGPNCPGVITPEQCKIGIMPGYIHKKGHIGVVSRSGTLTYEAVHQLSEKGYGQSTAVGIGGDPVNGTNFIDVLSAFNDDPDTEAVVMIGEIGGTAEEEAAAWIKANMKKPVVGFIGGATAPPGKRMGHAGAIISGGKGTAEEKMRVMRECGIKVAETPAVMGEKMIEALKERNLDEKCKTH
- the sucC gene encoding ADP-forming succinate--CoA ligase subunit beta gives rise to the protein MNIHEYQGKEILRNFGVNVPNGHVAYTVDEAVEAAKKLGTSVTVVKAQIHAGGRGKAGGVKVAKNLDEVRTYADEILGKTLVTHQTGPEGKEVKRLLIEEGCDIKKEYYVGVVLDRATSRVVMMASEEGGMEIEEVAAETPEKIFKEVIDPVVGLSPYQARRLAFNINIPDELLSKAVKFMTGLYQAFIEKDCSVAEINPLVTTGDGQVMALDAKLNFDDNAIFRQKDIQDLRDLDEEDEKEIEASKYDLNYIALDGNIGCMVNGAGLAMSTMDIIKYYGGDPANFLDVGGGATAEKVTEAFKIILSDSHVKGIFVNIFGGIMKCDVIAEGVVEATKQVGLKLPLVVRLEGTNVDLGKKILDDSGLNITSADSMADGAEKIVSLVK
- a CDS encoding EscU/YscU/HrcU family type III secretion system export apparatus switch protein is translated as MTTNLIMPRITASGKGLIAEKMIKKAKENDFPVQKDPSLAELLTDLNINEDPYSCEICWFLIQ
- a CDS encoding ribonuclease HII encodes the protein MSKQSIDELKQLFARNAVTETLLAELRLDTRKGVQQLIARHDRNKQKKQELKKRFVDMCRYEQFNYQNGCQYIAGIDEAGRGPLAGPVVAAAVILPHDFSLLGLNDSKQLNEATRERFFAQIKEQAVSYGIAMINNQIIDEINIFQATKQAMYEAIDQLNPAPDHVLVDAVQLGGLKCSAEAIVKGDQKSISIAAASILAKVTRDQLMKQIHTEFPCYDFASNMGYGTKHHMEMLQQHGISPYHRKSYAPVRNIAT
- the ylqF gene encoding ribosome biogenesis GTPase YlqF — its product is MPIQWFPGHMAKARREVEEKLKLVDFVIELVDARAPFSSQNPMLKQVLQNKPKMIVFMKKDLADQRETAKWLHYFQANGTKTLAVHIDDKADIKQVIQQAKNLGEENMEKLKRKGVQPRAARAIIVGVPNVGKSTLINRLANKKIAKTGDRPGVTKQQLWIKVGKDFELLDTPGILWPKFEDEQIGYRLAALGTIKDQLLSLQDIAAFVISYMQKYYPEMLKDRFAIDHDMEDMWEIFEVIGKQRGCLESGGKVNFDKVADIVLRDLRTGRLGRITLESIEA